In Chiroxiphia lanceolata isolate bChiLan1 chromosome 2, bChiLan1.pri, whole genome shotgun sequence, a single genomic region encodes these proteins:
- the KCNE2 gene encoding potassium voltage-gated channel subfamily E member 2 → MAEVKNLTWAVEDIFKDTFLSYMNGWRRNMTEAANKLQAQVAAENFDYVILYLMVMIGMFSFIIVAILVSTVKSKRREHSNDPYHQYIVEDWGEKYKNQVLIHENPGARDKTSPESP, encoded by the coding sequence ATGGCTGAGGTGAAGAACCTCACCTGGGCGGTGGAGGACATTTTCAAGGACACCTTTCTCAGCTACATGAACGGCTGGAGGAGGAACATGACGGAGGCGGCGAACAAGCTGCAGGCCCAGGTGGCGGCCGAGAACTTCGACTACGTCATCCTGTACCTGATGGTGATGATCGGGATGTTCTCCTTCATCATCGTGGCCATCCTGGTGAGCACCGTGAAGTCCAAGAGGAGGGAGCACTCCAACGACCCCTATCACCAGTACATCGTggaggactggggagagaagtACAAGAACCAGGTGCTGATCCATGAAAATCCGGGAGCGAGGGATAAAACGAGCCCCGAATCGCCCTGA